The stretch of DNA CCTGCTTGCAGACGAGAAAAATGTCGACTCGGCCTTGTCGTCTCTCTTTGCAGTTAAGGTACGGCGCAATGTGATAGGATACAATCTCTGAGAACTTCTTACTGACCAGTGTAGCAACCTCCTGTGAAATCGAagcctgccactgccacaaTTCCTGTGAAGAAGACGGGTCCAGccgccgaagacgaagaatccGACGATGACAACGATGCCGAACTTTccgagctggacgaggagatggaagatgatgaagaggattTTAATGGAGATGTAGAGGTTGAGGATGCTTCAGAAGCTGTGGAAGAGGTTGCCGAGCCCAGGCGCAAGCGCAAACGAAAGGATGCGGAAGAGCAGATCGAGGATGCGTACATGGACCGACTGGCACGCGAGGAAGAAAAGGACGCCGAGCGCCTTGCGGCCGAGCGAGCTGCGAAGCGTGCTAAGAAGAGTGAGGAGCAGCAGGATGCGCCCGAGCAGGAAGCGGACGAcagtgaagaggaaggagacGGCGACTCtgtggacgaggatgaccaTTACGAGACTGCCTCCGACGACGAAGGCAAATCCGCGCCACCCAAACACGAAAccgaagaagcgaaggacGTAGAACTGGAAAAGGCCAACCGCACTGTATTCCTGGGCAATGTTTCTACCGCTGCCATCTCCTCGAAGTCCTCTCGCAAGGCTCTCATGAACCACCTTGCCTCATTCTTCCCCAAAATCGCTGGCGAGAAAGGAGTCTCAAGACCGAAGGTCGAATCGATCCGCTTCCGCTCGACCCCGTACGCATCCGCGATACCAAAGAAAGCTGCATACGCGAAGAAAGAACTCATGGATGCCACTGCCAAATCCACTAACGCCTACGCGGTCTACTCAACACCCGCACTCGCTCGTGAGGCATGCCAACATCTCAACGGAACAGTCGTTCTCGACCGTCACCTCCGAGTCGACTCCATCGCACATCCCGCCAAAGTCGACAACAGACGCTGTGTGTTCGTCGGCAACCTGGGCTTTGTAGACGACGAATCTAACATCCAAGAAgccaacgaagaagacggccGTGAAAAACGCAAACGAGGTAAAGAACCCGCCGACATCGAAGAAGGCCTCTGGCGAACCTTTGGAAAATGCGGCAAAGTCGAGAGCGTGCGTGTCATCCGCGACAGCACGACCCGAGTAGGCAAAGGCATTGCATACGTCCAATTCGAAGACGAAAACGGTGTCGAAGCAGCTCTCCTGCTGAACGAGAAGAAATTCCCTCCCATGCTACCACGTAAACTCCGCGTTAGCAGAGCCAAGGCACCCAAAAAGAATGCCAAAGCGGGTAGCGGGCGGCCTTCTTTGAGACCCCAGCAAGCGGTGggtcgaggaggaagtggttATCAGCGGAAATTgacaggagaagaagcttcgaAGTTGGGACGATCGGCAAAACTGCTCGGGCGGGCTGCGGCCGCGAATTTGCggaaaggaggagatgagAATAAGTCGTCTGCCCGAGGGCCTTCAGAGCGCTCTTCCCAGACCCTGGCAGGGGGCATCAGAAAGCCAGAGAATTTTGTGTTTGAGGGCCATCGAGCAAGTGCGAGGTCAGGGAAGAGCGGGCTGAAGTTGGGAGGAGCAAAGGGCGCGAAGAACAAGAGTAAGACCAAAGTCACGAAGCGAAGCGCGTCGTTCAAGCAGAAGAAAAAGGCATAGGCATGAGCGGATGCGTGCAAATAGGTGATTCGAGCAATTGATAATTCGATTCTGTGCTCGTCATATGAATCTGCTGGTCATAatactcctcctcttcccttCTCCGCATTGGTCAATCTCAGTCTGTGTATCGAGGCTAGGCCATTTTTGCCTCCTCATCCCCAATGCTCATGCTCTTCCTCCATCCATCTCTGCCACCGAAAAAATGCTAGCTAGTAACACATACATGCCCCTTCTGTGCCGCCATTCGAAATGATCTCCAATGTGCGGGCCGTCTATCATGAATGAACGATAAAGCAAAGCAAAATTAAAAGAGCGGACGGCCAGTCAAGTGTGCCGCCTTACGCCCCAGTCCCACCCAGAACGCCGCGCCATTGTGTGTGTGCGAAAACCACAACCAGAAACAATCAAACAAACATGCAAAGCTTCTGCCGCATAAGTAATAGTCGTGCTTTCCAAAACTGAAGAGCCTAAATCGCCCAACTTCCTCTTCGTTGCGTAGTGGCCCAGTTTCCACCTGGCGCATCTGTCTTGTCAAAATTCTTCTCCTGCTTGGCCCACTCGTGGATGTATAATCTCAGGGCCAGCCAGCGTTTGCAGTCTTGTGTGGTAAGACCCTgtccaccaccgccttcgAAATCTGATCCTAGACGGATGTAACCTCGTGGGCTCTGCTTGGCTTTGACATCGTCTTCTCGAAGTTCAGACACGGGAATGCAGCTGATCTTGGACAATTCTTCGTCAAAAGGTCGAGCTAGCGAGGGATATCCGAGCGAGAGGTAATTGTACACCTGTGTGACGAAGGAATCTGGATACTCGCGTTCGATCTGAGCGGAGAGTTCCTTCTGTGTCATGAGCATGGCGTCCAAACGGTTCAAATCAACGCTCTCCGGTGGCGTGGGTGGAGCCAATGTCATGTTCGCTCCATTGCGCTGAGCGAAAGACTGCTCGAATGGATTGCCGTTGTCGGCTCGAGGAGCAGGCGTCATGAGTCCAGTAGGTCCAGCAGGCGGAGACAGTGCTTTGGAAGAAGTGTCCTCCTTGTTAATGCAGAAACCACCCCAGAGACCTTTTGCAGCTGTGCTTTTCGATGGACTCTTACTCGGCGACGATTTCTGTTCGGTCTTGTTCGCAGGTGCAGCACACCACAGTCCGCCTTTGCAAGATTCTGCATTCGACTGTTCGTTGAGATAACACATCTGCTTACGAAGTGTCTCGCAACTCTGGGTCACGTCAAATCGAGCTGGCTCAGGTGACGGGCATCGCGGGAACACCAAGTCACGCCCCAGCATCGGCGGACGAGCGCGATCGCGCATGGACGTCAACTCGCTGTCCTGCTGATGAATTGacagcgcagcagctggattCCACCATGGCGAGTTGTTGtttt from Cercospora beticola chromosome 1, complete sequence encodes:
- a CDS encoding uncharacterized protein (BUSCO:EOG09264IQ7) gives rise to the protein MASGDKNKDARKAEKREKKDKKEKKTKSKQEQSATAFTLLADEKNVDSALSSLFAVKQPPVKSKPATATIPVKKTGPAAEDEESDDDNDAELSELDEEMEDDEEDFNGDVEVEDASEAVEEVAEPRRKRKRKDAEEQIEDAYMDRLAREEEKDAERLAAERAAKRAKKSEEQQDAPEQEADDSEEEGDGDSVDEDDHYETASDDEGKSAPPKHETEEAKDVELEKANRTVFLGNVSTAAISSKSSRKALMNHLASFFPKIAGEKGVSRPKVESIRFRSTPYASAIPKKAAYAKKELMDATAKSTNAYAVYSTPALAREACQHLNGTVVLDRHLRVDSIAHPAKVDNRRCVFVGNLGFVDDESNIQEANEEDGREKRKRGKEPADIEEGLWRTFGKCGKVESVRVIRDSTTRVGKGIAYVQFEDENGVEAALLLNEKKFPPMLPRKLRVSRAKAPKKNAKAGSGRPSLRPQQAVGRGGSGYQRKLTGEEASKLGRSAKLLGRAAAANLRKGGDENKSSARGPSERSSQTLAGGIRKPENFVFEGHRASARSGKSGLKLGGAKGAKNKSKTKVTKRSASFKQKKKA